The Nothobranchius furzeri strain GRZ-AD chromosome 6, NfurGRZ-RIMD1, whole genome shotgun sequence genome includes a region encoding these proteins:
- the LOC129164413 gene encoding uncharacterized protein, translating into MTLFTWSVHAFGFILVWMLCLTHVTGLQCYGCNIIQGQRYVDVGCSNPEVITCAHSHKGFKHRFCIKTESTALGIVLTSGCATSRHCQQQELPGVRIHCCDSDLCNSTPLWHPSTLHYICSLLSILLLSIWL; encoded by the exons ATGACTTTATTCACCTGGTCGGTGCACGCATTTGGATTTATCTTGGTTTGGATGCTCTGCTTGACACATG TTACGGGTCTGCAGTGCTATGGCTGCAACATCATCCAGGGCCAGAGGTACGTGGACGTGGGGTGCTCCAACCCTGAGGTCATCACCTGCGCTCACTCACacaagggtttcaaacaccgattCTGCATCAAGACAGAAAGCA CGGCCCTGGGTATCGTCCTGACCAGTGGATGTGCTACGTCCAGACACTGCCAGCAACAAGAACTGCCTGGGGTGCGAATCCACTGCTGTGACTCTGACCTGTGTAACAGCACCCCCCTCTGGCATCCAAGCACACTCCACTACATCTGCTCACTGCTCAGCATCCTGCTGCTAAGTATATGGTTGTGA